CGTTCCCGGGAAGGCAGTTCACGCCAAAGTCTCTGTTTAGGGAGGGATCAGAGTGTTGTTACCTTCAAGAGATTGTCGACTCTCAGGCAGGTCACGAAATCTTCAGTGCTCTGGGCCCTTTTTTAGCTGGTCCAGAAACGTTGACAGACAGTGGTGGAGGGAGGTCCCAAGCTGGGAATTCTCATGAGACTTGGCTCCCTCACAAAGCCCCCTAGTTTGCCATTAAATGTGCTTCAGGAGCCGCTGCTTAAAGTATTTCTGGGCCGAATCTTTTCAGAAAGGACTTTTGTTTCATCCATTTGAAGGATTTTTGTCTATTCGATTTGATGAACATTGGCTGACACCTGAATTTTTGAACCAAGCAAACGCAGTTGTATCACTCATCCTGAAAATGCTGTCTCCCACTATTCTCTCCACTGCTATGCTTCCCACTCTCCCAATTCTTAGTCCACGCTGAGCCAGCTGCATGAATCGGGAGATTTTGTCTCCGGTTGACGGCAGAAAGGGCAGTGCGAGGAGGGAGCTGGAACTCAGTGGGGATTGATCCCTTGGGTAGCGTCTGTGTGGTGAGCTTCGGAGGTTATGTCAACCCTAGTTCTGTGAGAGGGAGGTGTGCCCTCCACAGCATCCTGATGGGGTCATCTGTCTAGCCTTTACTCGAACTCCTCAGAGCAGCAGGGAGCTCACTAGTTCACAAGGCATGGCCTGTGTCTATGGTTGTCAGCATGATGCTTGCCTGCAGTGGACCTCAAAGCCTTGTGCATTGGGTTGAGTTAGAAGGCTCCATTCTCTGCTCCCGTTGGAGAGATTTCAGAGGGAACTGGAGGAGAAGTAGCAGAGGGTGAAGCACTAGGTGGGACCTGGGGTGGGCATTGGTCTTGGCTACAGCCCTAGCCCTTACCTCCTTCTCCAATGGTCCCTTCAGAGGCTGCTGCCCCTGGGCTCTTCGAGTTTTCCTGGGACAGGGAAATGGTGAGGGGCAGCGCCTTGGGCAGTTGTCTGGGCTGATGCAATGCTGTTGTGGCCCTAGGAGCAATATCAGCACGAAGAGCAGGAGCCAAAGAAGCTGCAGAAGGAGCAGGAGAAGAAGGCCAAGGAGGCCAAGGTGGTGGCAGCCGCTGCTGGGGCCTCTGACAGATGGTTGGATGAGACCACGCACGTGCAGGTGAGGCCCCTTCTGCATCTCACTGCCCAGAAACGTAGAAAGGCAAGCTCCTAGGGGGCTGTTAGGCCACTCGCCAGGCCCAAACTTGGTCTTCTTCCAGTGCTCAGGATAAGAGGTCCTTtggcctctgcttgaagatctctcaAGAATAGTGAGCCCATCACTTGATCAGCCAGCCCATTGCATTTTTGGAGGGTTCTGAATGTCTGGATGTGCCCAGGGTGGCCTCCCCCAATTGCCCCTGATTCTGCCCTCTGTGGTCTCAGCCAGGAGCCCACCATGCATGGAAGTGAAGACACAAGTCAAGTGTTCTCTCCTCCAGGCTCAGCAGTCCCATGTCCTTTGGCATTGGATTGTCCCTATCTGGGGACTTTCTGGTTTATCAACATCGAACGATGGGGTGTAGCCTGATCCTGGTAAGGGGCAGAGGCTAGAAGCACCAGGGCTACCTCCTTGTTTTTGGAAGTCCTGCCCACCtgcctctccctgtctttctgggATGCCGTGTCACTGCTGATATACCCTGAACTTCCTGTCCCCTGAATGTCCTGGATCCTTTTCACATGAGCTGCTGTCTCTACACACTTCCCCCTTGCAAAATTGGATTGTCCGAAACCACATCTTAACATTGACATGAATTCTTATTTAATTCCGTCTTCTCAACACCGTTACCGGGGTTCAATGGGCTGGCATGGTCACCATTGTATGATGCAGCACAAGGCTGTATCTGAGACCACTTGGGGctaatgacaaaacaggataacACGTTGGAGCTCAGCCTTCAGCATGCAGCATTTGTTGCGTGAGCTCTTAGCTTTTCTGGGCCCCAGAGTTATCTTCTCCAAAGTGAGGCAGTGGGATGGTCTTAATGATCTCCCAAAGTCCCACTCAGGTCAAACTCTGAACCTCCTCAACATTCTGTGACCTCCAAGGAGGAGCAGGGAAAGAAAGCCTTCGGAAAATTCCTCAAGGGGAGGTCTGTGTGGGCAGCCAATGACTGCTTGTCAGCCTCCAGCTTAACCAAGCTCTGCTGGCTTGTCTCAGCTCTGTCTGACAGCAGGGGACTGCACTGTAGTTTCCATTCCACTTATTGACGTTTGGCTTTTTTCAGTCAGCAGGTGGTCAAGTCCAAGAGCTCCTGGCCCTCAGGAGTGTTATCTAGGGTTTAGCTACACACATCAAGATGAGGCCATCTCCATCTGCCTTCCCCATTGCTCTCAGTGATCTGGTCCTTGGTCCATAAGGAGATGAAGATGCCCCACAAACCCTGTGGGGTTAGTTCACACATTCCCAGAAAACAAGTCTTTGGGCTCTGCCAGGCACAAGACCTACTCTTCACAAACAGGGATTTCTGTCTCTGTAAACATCATCTCCTCTGAGACTCCCAGCTAGATGCTGAGTGTgaattttccacattttacagttcgagaaactgagcctcagagaggtggAGACATAACCTGAGTCTTATTCTCGGCCTGTGGCCAGTCGGGATCTCAGTCGCTTCATCagtgaagtggggagggggaaggtttGGACTGGATCATCTCAaaggtcctttcagctctggcAGCCCAAGTTGCCAGGAAGAGATAATAGAggtctcctttcttcttcagtcTGCGGTTTGCAACTCTTATGAAATGACCCCCCAGGACCCCAAGGGGGGGCCCAAGACCAACCCAGACAATTGTGGGATGGATCTGAATAGTGATGACTCCACAGATGATGAGTTCCAACACGGGAAGCCCATTCCTGCTTGGGCCACTGGTAAGTGTAGACCTCCCCCCTTAATTTCAAATGACACCCCTCATTAGATTGGACAGAGGTGTACTAAGGGAAGCAGTGCTTAACAAGTCTAGAAAGGTAGGGTGGGAACAAGATGTAAAGCTTGGCCTTTAAATGTCAGTGGAAACTTCTATTTGATCTAGAGGCTAAACAGGGGAGGGATGTGGTCCGTCCTGCTGACCTTTAGAAAACTCCCTGTGTAGTCTTGTGGAGGATGGGTAGGGGAGACCCACAGGGAGGGCAGTATGCAGTTGAGGTCACAGGGACCTGTGTGAACTGCAGTGGTGAGAGAGGCAGGATCAATAACAGTGTCAGATACAGTGGAGATAGTGTAAGGTTTAGTTGGTTCTTGATGGACCATGTGGGAGGAGAATGAGTGAGGAGTCGGGGGTACTGCTGAGATTGTGAGCCAGGTGGGCAGTCCTCTCAACAGTAAGAGGGAGGTATCCGTGAGGGGAGAGAATTCTGGATGTCAGATATTCTGAATCTGAGAACCCTGTGGGACAGCCTGTTTGAAATAGCCGTTGAAATAGGCAGTTGATGATTTGGGACTGGCActcaggagagaggggagggctACATGGATGCATAGCTCTGGGAGTGATCCACTTCACCAGAGGAGACAGtatagggagaaaggagaagggggccCAGTAGGGAGCCTCGATcgagaaggatgaagagaagtccgttaggaaagaggagaagcaggCAAGGGGCAGGTGGCCCGGGGTCCATCGGCTGCAGAGCCAAGACTGTTCCATTTGGCACTGAGAAGTTTATTGGGGACAGTTGCACTTGAAGGGAGTGATGAGCATCTGACTTTTGAAAGGAGttcagtggagggagggagggcaaaggAAGAGACATGCTGCAGGGTGGGCTCTCAGGAGGCTCCTTCAGGGacaagagaggaagggatgggattGAGGTGCCTGGAGAGGACTTGAGCTTACTGAGAGCCTGGGGCCTGAGGTCAGGGGAGGAAGGTTCTGAGCTGTGAGGGATGGCAGTACAGGGGCTGATGAGAAGGGAATTGGAGCAGCCTTGATGGGGGGAGTCATTAGGACTTGGGTGGCATCTTCTGGTGTGACCCCTGACTCTCCTGCCCCAGGGTCCCAGCTCAGGCAGGCCATCATCCATCAGTACTACTTGCCTCCTGACACTGACCAGCTCTTTGGCACCATCCTTAGTCCGGACCTTGAGGACATATTCAAACAGAGTCAACCGCGTTACCACACTCATaccagttctgccttctgggattCCCCACCACTGCCAGAATCCTAGCGCTTTGGGGGCCTGTCATATGGCCTGAAGACACCTTGAGATGGGAGCAGGGAGGCCCCTCTTGGCCATCCTGTGCAGTCAAAACTGGGCCTGGGGGCTATAGAGACTGAGACCCCCAGAAGCTGTGGGTGGCCGCGAGGGAGAACGGTGCTCACAGCGCCCACGTGTCCAAGCCAGCAGTCCCTTACCTGTACATTAGTGCTAGGTTGCTAGGTACCTAGTTCCAGGCTGGTGTCAGGTTCCAGCGTTATAGCATCAGGTTAAGAAAAGGTAAGGTTATAAGGTTAggttaataaagaaaaaatttccaggatgTGATGTGGAGCTGTTGCTTTGGGGAAGGTCTAGGTACTTGATCAAGAAACTCTGAAGCGTGACCTGGGCTGGGAGCAAGTGCCAAGGGTGGGTTTGCGGTGGCTGAGTTCAGTAGGGCTGGACACTGGGGTGAGACAGCTGATCCTCAGGAGCATTCAAGGAGCCACAGAAGGTTCTGAGAGGCCTTTCTGCCCTGACAGCCCGGGTTCCAAGGATCCATCCAGCTCTGCCTTTCCCTGGCCATCCTGGCCCAGACATTGTCCCTGCTAGCTGGGACCTtcttcatcctgtgctctctggtCCCCCCCAGTCCTGACATTCCCCCTTTTGCTGTCATCCCCTCCCCAGCCCACATGTTCCGTGTCCTGTGTTCTCTGGTCTCCCCAGCCCAGACACTCCTGTACTGTGTTCTGTGGTGCTACCCTCCCAGTTTGGGCTGGATGATTTTCAGAGTCCTAGAATCGGGGCAGGTGAGCAGTCAGGGTGCAGTGGGAAATGttcagaaattcttttctctttaagaaTGTGGCCCAAATGGGAGCCCATCTGTGGGTTGCAGCATCTTAACTCTGAA
The DNA window shown above is from Notamacropus eugenii isolate mMacEug1 chromosome 2, mMacEug1.pri_v2, whole genome shotgun sequence and carries:
- the LOC140522157 gene encoding uncharacterized protein isoform X4, translating into MDQGEEPRKPPQSMRQKRSYKQAVSEPGEKWDHMDDEALSPCTKTAFPLCPGCKVRQEQYQHEEQEPKKLQKEQEKKAKEAKVVAAAAGASDRWLDETTHVQSAVCNSYEMTPQDPKGGPKTNPDNCGMDLNSDDSTDDEFQHGKPIPAWATVFRKS
- the LOC140522157 gene encoding uncharacterized protein isoform X3, whose amino-acid sequence is MDQGEEPRKPPQSMRQKRSYKQAVSEPGEKWDHMDDEALSPCTKTAFPLCPGCKVRQEQYQHEEQEPKKLQKEQEKKAKEAKVVAAAAGASDRWLDETTHVQSAVCNSYEMTPQDPKGGPKTNPDNCGMDLNSDDSTDDEFQHGKPIPAWATAVFRKS
- the LOC140522157 gene encoding inner centromere protein-like isoform X2: MDQGEEPRKPPQSMRQKRSYKQAVSEPGEKWDHMDDEALSPCTKTAFPLCPGCKEQYQHEEQEPKKLQKEQEKKAKEAKVVAAAAGASDRWLDETTHVQSAVCNSYEMTPQDPKGGPKTNPDNCGMDLNSDDSTDDEFQHGKPIPAWATGSQLRQAIIHQYYLPPDTDQLFGTILSPDLEDIFKQSQPRYHTHTSSAFWDSPPLPES
- the LOC140522157 gene encoding inner centromere protein-like isoform X1 encodes the protein MDQGEEPRKPPQSMRQKRSYKQAVSEPGEKWDHMDDEALSPCTKTAFPLCPGCKVRQEQYQHEEQEPKKLQKEQEKKAKEAKVVAAAAGASDRWLDETTHVQSAVCNSYEMTPQDPKGGPKTNPDNCGMDLNSDDSTDDEFQHGKPIPAWATGSQLRQAIIHQYYLPPDTDQLFGTILSPDLEDIFKQSQPRYHTHTSSAFWDSPPLPES